Sequence from the Thermosinus carboxydivorans Nor1 genome:
GATCAAGGTTGGGATACGCCGTCAGCACCGGCATAATAAAGCCGGCAGATGTCATCATGGCAACCGTAGCGCTGCCGATGGCGAAACGCATGACAATCGCGATTACCCACGCCATAACCAGCGGACTAATCTGAATGGCCGTTAACACTTGTTTAAGAACATCGCCTAAACCACTGTCCATGATGACCCGGTTAAATGCCCCGGCGGCGCCAATAACCAGGATAATCGTCGCCATCGGGCCCATTGCTGTTTCGGTCTGTTTCGCCAAATCGGCAAGACTGAAGCCACGCTTTAATCCCATCACGAAATATGCCAGGACTGCGGCAAGGAACAGTGCCGTGATTGGACTGCCGAAAAAGTTGACGATCGGCATATATGGCGCGTTTTTCGGGGCCACCAGTTCAATAATGGTCTTGCCGATCATTAATAGGAGGGGAAAAAGAATGGTAAAGAGAGTAAGGCCAAACGGAGGCAGGTTCTCATCAGGAGTAGGCGCAATATTGCAATATCGCTCAGGCGGCTGAAAATCAAATTTTTTCGAAAGCCACTTGCCGTAGATAGGGCCGGCAATCGCTGCCGCCGGCAGACCAACCAGCAGTCCGTAGAAAATCACTTTGCCAACATCCGCCTTCAAGGATAAGGCTATCGCCATAGCCGCCGGATGCGGGGGCACAATACAGTGCACAACAGTTAGGGCGGTAAGCATGCCCAGCGCGACCTGAACAAGCGGGCGCTTGGATTCCATAACAACACAGAAAAGAATGGGCGTTAAGAGTACAATGCCAACTTGGAGGAAAACGGGAATACCGCTAATATACGCAACCACCATCATTGCCCAGGCAGCCCGGTTTTGGCCCAAGATATTGATCAGCGTCCTGGCCAGCCTTTCCGCGCCGCCGGAAATTTCCATCATTTTACCAATGATTGCGCCAAGAGCAAGGATGGGCGCCAAAAAGCCCAGCGTACCACCCATCCCCGTCTCAATGGATTTTCCGATTTGCTCCAACGGCATGCCGGTAGCAAAGGCAATGAAAAAACATGCTGTCAACAGGGAGACGAACGCGTGAATACGAAATTTGATACTGAGAACGATGATAAGAAGAATGGCCAAGCCAAGCACGGTGAGCATTGCTGTTGTATGTTCCATACTCTTCCCTCTTTTTTAGCAATATTAACGCTCTTGTCTAATTATGGGGAGCATATCCGGCGCGTG
This genomic interval carries:
- a CDS encoding GntT/GntP/DsdX family permease is translated as MEHTTAMLTVLGLAILLIIVLSIKFRIHAFVSLLTACFFIAFATGMPLEQIGKSIETGMGGTLGFLAPILALGAIIGKMMEISGGAERLARTLINILGQNRAAWAMMVVAYISGIPVFLQVGIVLLTPILFCVVMESKRPLVQVALGMLTALTVVHCIVPPHPAAMAIALSLKADVGKVIFYGLLVGLPAAAIAGPIYGKWLSKKFDFQPPERYCNIAPTPDENLPPFGLTLFTILFPLLLMIGKTIIELVAPKNAPYMPIVNFFGSPITALFLAAVLAYFVMGLKRGFSLADLAKQTETAMGPMATIILVIGAAGAFNRVIMDSGLGDVLKQVLTAIQISPLVMAWVIAIVMRFAIGSATVAMMTSAGFIMPVLTAYPNLDPALVAVAIGAGAIGASHVTDPGFWFVKESMGIPMKQMFPIYTVSTTIAAVLGLIGTLVIAKIVG